TTGGTTAGGATCTTTACGGCCTTGTGCAGTGATGGTATTCTTTTGGTTAGGGAGTCCTCTCCTAGCCAAAATGTGACAGTTTTGAAACACAACGGTCCCATCCCCAAATATAAAATCTACCGTTCCAGTGATGGTGCACTCTCGGTAGAACTGACGCATGGTGTGCGTGTAAAGTGTATCTTGAAAACCTCTCATGGCACATCTGTAGAACACAGAGAGGTCGGAGTCTGACCTTAGGGCCACGGCTTGATGCTTCTCTGGCCCCGCTGTGTTCTGAAAGGTTATATCTCTTGCTAAGAATCCCTTTCCGCTTACAGCTAAAATATGTATCAcaagttagaaaaaaaagaagataaaacatataaatattaatgagaATCATATAAAACGTAATAGTTATACCGAATGTCGCGGACCGGAAAGTGGTCCAACCGTCAACGAAGTTGCGGTTACCAGAAATAACGGTCACGTCAATGCCATCACCTAACATAACGAGGttccatttcttcttcttgatctcAACGTTTTCCAAGTATAAACCCTTTTTAATGTATATGACGAAACGTTTCGAGCTGTACTCAGGAGCTGCCTTAATGGCGTCCATTATCTTCGTGAAGTTGCCTGTCCCGTCCAGGGCTACACTTACGTCGTAACTTACACCGTTTGTTTCAAGGAGTTTACGGTCGTTGGACCTGAGCCAGTCTGGGAAACGAGGGCTTTCGTCGTGGTCGGTGTTTGATCTGAGTCCCCGGCCTGGTGGAGCCTTTGGTCCTTTAGCAATAGGGCCAGGTTTAGAAATGGGTTTGGGTTTCTGATCGGCTTGAACAAGTGGTAACAGCTCCCTAAGCATATAATATAGTTGATCGAGACTGCCTGAAATGAACCGGGAGTAGAATTAAAAACAGTCTTGGgcatatataaaataacttaaaacctctataaattaataatgtttgaGATTATGATATTTTATCAAGGGCAATTCtctaaaatattcatttttaagtttttatcacaaaaataaccatcaaaaaagaaaatgaccaaaataactcttttttattttgaaaaatttaatatttattttttaaaatttgaaaccatatccACAAAACTCCACTCCTTAACTTTAAACCttaagtctatattagttaaccctagggtaaaATACATgtttaccttttaata
The window above is part of the Brassica napus cultivar Da-Ae chromosome C3, Da-Ae, whole genome shotgun sequence genome. Proteins encoded here:
- the LOC106361105 gene encoding probable pectinesterase/pectinesterase inhibitor 44 isoform X2, with product MSWWKGFLIFLMLCLCVSSEESMPYDYLKVPASEFVSSIKTIVEVIRQMSSILSRFADFSGDRRLQNAVSDCLDLLDVSSDELSWSASASENPHGSLDQLYYMLRELLPLVQADQKPKPISKPGPIAKGPKAPPGRGLRSNTDHDESPRFPDWLRSNDRKLLETNGVSYDVSVALDGTGNFTKIMDAIKAAPEYSSKRFVIYIKKGLYLENVEIKKKKWNLVMLGDGIDVTVISGNRNFVDGWTTFRSATFAVSGKGFLARDITFQNTAGPEKHQAVALRSDSDLSVFYRCAMRGFQDTLYTHTMRQFYRECTITGTVDFIFGDGTVVFQNCHILARRGLPNQKNTITAQGRKDPNQPSGFSIQFSNISADADLVPYLNTTRTYLGRPWKEYSRTIFMRNNMSNVVRPEGWLEWNADFALNTLFYGEFLNYGPGSGLSSRVKWPGFHVLNNSNQANNFTVSQFIKGDLWLPSTGVTFTAGLDI